A single window of Dermacentor albipictus isolate Rhodes 1998 colony chromosome 1, USDA_Dalb.pri_finalv2, whole genome shotgun sequence DNA harbors:
- the LOC139054347 gene encoding uncharacterized protein isoform X1: MSTSKGHDTGQSGRSFRRRVRGAVDASLEAASSQLLCTSLQAPCEAEIDSDYSDGEPELCDSFSDLLPSSAHVSVACTPQHELDACLSPGALQRSRVLPPVMVECSVSDRKTGCLKDRLKSWAVKFNVSHRCLTALLKDLRNSSPAVLTELPRSAVSLLGTPRRIEGIVTIGNGQYYHFGLVAGLQHALRETCTIPQHLELIVNIDGLPLTKSTKAQFWPILCQLKNVESSEPFPIGVYFGHSKPANSNEFLKEFVSELSEAQEGGVFFRGRVIEVQILGVVCDAPARAFVLSVKGHSGYSSCTKCVTEGRFVNGRMCFPELNAAPRTDVSFKEHTDEDHHIGTSILENLSFDLVKQVPLDYMHLVCIGVMHKLLRLWFQGQHSFRMAAQVKDEISKRIEKLAACIPCEFNRRQGH; encoded by the exons ATGAGCACGTCCAAAG GACACGACACGGGTCAATCTGGACGTTCATTTCGGCGTCGCGTTAGAGGCGCTGTAGATGCCAGCCTCGAAGCTGCGTCATCGCAGCTGTTGTGCACGAGCTTGCAGGCGCCGTGCGAAGCAGAAATTGACTCAGACTACTCAGACGGAGAACCTGAGTTATGTGATTCTTTCTCAGACCTTTTGCCGTCCTCAGCGCATGTTTCAGTGGCGTGCACGCCCCAGCATGAACTCGATGCATGTTTATCGCCTGGTGCTCTTCAACGCTCTCGTGTGCTGCCGCCGGTGATGGTTGAGTGTAGTGTAAGCGACAGGAAAACAGGGTGCCTTAAAGACCGTTTGAAGTCTTGGGCAGTTAAATTCAATGTTTCACACCGCTGCCTCACAGCGCTTCTGAAAGACCTCCGAAATTCATCTCCAGCTGTACTTACTGAACTGCCAAGGTCTGCTGTGTCGTTGCTAGGAACGCCCAGGCGAATTGAAGGAATAGTCACTATCGGAAACGGACAGTACTACCATTTTGGTCTCGTGGCTGGCCTACAACATGCTTTGAGGGAAACGTGCACCATACCTCAACATCTAGAACTCATTGTTAACATAGATGGCTTGCCTCTGACTAAGAGCACCAAGGCGCAGTTTTGGCCCATACTGTGTCAATTGAAGAACGTTGAAAGTAGTGAGCCTTTTCCCATTGGTGTGTACTTTGGGCACAGCAAACCTGCAAATAGCAATGAGTTCTTGAAGGAGTTTGTTTCAGAACTCAGTGAAGCACAAGAAGGAGGGGTATTTTTTAGGGGAAGAGTCATCGAAGTACAAATCCTTGGTGTAGTTTGTGATGCCCCTGCCCGTGCATTTGTGCTGTCAGTAAAAGGACACAGTGGATACAGCAGCTGTACAAAGTGTGTAACAGAGGGCAGGTTTGTTAATGGCCGAATGTGCTTCCCAGAACTGAATGCGGCCCCTAGAACAGATGTCAGCTTTAAGGAGCACACTGATGAGGACCACCATATTGGCACATCAATTCTTGAGAACCTCTCATTTGACTTAGTTAAACAGGTTCCTCTTGACTACATGCACTTGGTGTGCATAGGAGTTATGCATAAGCTGCTGCGGCTTTGGTTTCAAGGTCAACATTCATTCAGAATGGCCGCTCAAGTAAAAGATGAGATTTCTAAAAGAATTGAAAAGCTTGCAGCTTGTATCCCATGTGAGTTTAACCGCAGACAAGGCCACTGA